Proteins encoded by one window of Trichocoleus desertorum ATA4-8-CV12:
- a CDS encoding TRC40/GET3/ArsA family transport-energizing ATPase, whose protein sequence is MRVILMTGKGGVGKTSVAAATGLRCAELGYKTLVLSTDPAHSLADSFDMELGHEPRTVRPNLWGAELDALMELEGNWGAVKRYITQVLQARGLEGVEAEELAILPGMDEIFSLVRMKRHYDENEFDVLIIDSAPTGTALRLLSLPEVAGWYMRRFYKPLQKVSAALRPLIEPIFKPLAGFSLPDNEVMDAPYEFYQQIEALEKVLTDNTKTSVRLVTNPEKMVIKESLRAHAYLSLYNVATDLVIANRILPDEVSDPFFQKWKANQQQYRQEIHDNFSPLPVKEVPLYSEEMCGLAALERLKDTLYKDEDPAQVYYKETTLRIVQDQNQYSLEVYLPGIPKNQVELSKNGDELNIRIGNHRRNLVLPQSLAALQPAGAKMEDDFLKIRFADSVRV, encoded by the coding sequence ATGCGCGTAATTCTCATGACTGGCAAGGGAGGCGTTGGCAAAACCTCCGTTGCAGCAGCTACTGGGCTGCGCTGTGCCGAACTGGGCTATAAAACCTTAGTTCTCAGCACCGACCCTGCTCACTCGCTTGCCGATAGCTTCGACATGGAACTGGGGCATGAACCTCGAACCGTTCGTCCCAATCTCTGGGGGGCAGAACTCGATGCCTTAATGGAGTTGGAGGGCAACTGGGGTGCGGTTAAGCGCTACATTACTCAAGTTCTGCAAGCACGAGGCTTAGAAGGAGTTGAAGCCGAAGAACTCGCCATCCTACCGGGCATGGATGAGATTTTTAGCTTAGTGCGAATGAAACGGCACTATGACGAAAACGAATTCGATGTGCTGATTATCGACTCTGCCCCCACTGGCACTGCCTTAAGACTGCTGAGTTTGCCAGAAGTGGCGGGCTGGTACATGCGGCGCTTCTACAAACCGTTGCAGAAGGTGTCTGCCGCCTTACGCCCGTTGATTGAGCCAATTTTCAAGCCTCTGGCTGGCTTCTCGTTGCCTGACAACGAAGTCATGGATGCACCGTACGAGTTTTACCAGCAGATTGAAGCCCTCGAAAAAGTCTTAACTGACAACACGAAAACTTCGGTTCGCCTCGTCACCAATCCTGAAAAGATGGTGATTAAGGAGTCCTTGCGGGCGCATGCTTACCTCAGCCTCTACAACGTGGCAACCGATTTAGTCATCGCCAACCGGATTCTGCCGGATGAAGTCAGCGATCCATTTTTCCAAAAGTGGAAAGCCAATCAACAACAATATCGCCAAGAAATTCACGACAACTTCAGTCCATTGCCCGTTAAGGAAGTGCCCCTGTATTCGGAAGAAATGTGTGGACTGGCCGCTTTAGAACGATTGAAAGACACTTTATATAAGGACGAAGATCCAGCGCAGGTTTACTACAAAGAAACTACTTTACGAATTGTGCAAGACCAGAATCAATACAGTTTGGAAGTGTATTTACCTGGAATCCCTAAGAACCAAGTGGAACTGAGCAAGAACGGCGACGAACTCAATATTCGCATCGGCAACCATCGCCGGAACTTGGTACTGCCTCAATCTTTGGCCGCTTTACAACCCGCTGGAGCCAAAATGGAGGACGACTTCCTTAAAATCCGCTTTGCGGATAGCGTCCGAGTCTAG
- a CDS encoding AMIN domain-containing protein, whose protein sequence is MQNQKSVWGLPLRQQVISLALSGNCLWATLGVSAGVIGAIAHIAPVQAAILTQWQFNSTTNQLEITVPEGTQPRYFLLAKPARIVLDLPNTQMGAVPAEQMLSGPVQQIRVSQQQTGSTRIVMQLAPNVVFAPGQVKLEQIGTSKAGTRWVLRPLIAGNSAIAGSSASTPTVAATSTGPATSTASPQSAPPTSASVQSTPSAAPSERSQPSLPSVEPNGRSQPAPPAAPPKSRITRNAADLLAPGDRSFDNSSAPSPEPSPAIAAPTGTTPQPSDTLRPAPAATSETAVFSPRLSPAVTDAKPTPTTQPPQSAPQKAPTRDRPTPTTPAKPTTSAKPSAPPIAAQPRVQPAVKPPATPAQPNVAIAPAPPATTAVSQPVAEPQMPAVPVVEEPMETAPALATAQPEVKPTANLPQPTPELETAGLPPANFRSQQPVTVSVPPMNGTAAPTQVPPSGDRVPTTATNTEAAPVLPPAVFTPQPSATVTVPSLSSPSIQPAPTRPVTSESPQPFRTPNVDEAVGRVIEFGQPLAATSSAPAVTSPSSPTLEAGTEALPIETSNPQANLQPDSSLVAVGDGIMLPSGTTLQLQYSGAEVLELKPGAPQQEVLLLQTEIRDRNGSILAPTGAAIIGRFETTSGGSRFIAQAISLQGRNVPLAAESALLGGKLQVSQEKVVRNSALGALAGALMGGSGEEVLGGAAAGAAVTYLASPKPAKLQPGQVLQVRLTEVFRSP, encoded by the coding sequence ATGCAGAATCAGAAATCGGTGTGGGGATTACCGTTGCGGCAACAAGTGATTTCGCTGGCGCTGTCGGGCAATTGTCTTTGGGCGACACTTGGGGTTAGTGCTGGAGTGATAGGAGCGATCGCCCATATAGCTCCAGTTCAGGCAGCTATTCTAACTCAGTGGCAATTTAACTCAACTACCAACCAGTTAGAGATCACGGTACCAGAAGGCACCCAGCCCCGCTATTTTCTGCTTGCGAAACCTGCCCGCATCGTGCTGGATTTGCCCAACACGCAGATGGGTGCGGTGCCAGCTGAGCAGATGTTGTCTGGCCCAGTGCAACAGATTCGTGTTTCACAGCAGCAAACTGGCTCTACTCGGATTGTGATGCAACTCGCTCCCAATGTGGTGTTTGCGCCCGGTCAGGTGAAACTAGAACAGATTGGCACCAGTAAGGCGGGAACTCGTTGGGTGTTGCGTCCTTTAATTGCTGGTAATAGTGCAATTGCTGGTAGTAGCGCCTCTACGCCCACCGTCGCTGCTACATCTACTGGCCCAGCCACCTCAACTGCATCACCCCAATCTGCTCCCCCTACTTCCGCATCTGTACAGTCAACTCCATCCGCTGCGCCGAGTGAGCGATCGCAACCCTCCCTTCCATCTGTTGAACCAAACGGGCGATCGCAACCTGCTCCTCCTGCGGCTCCTCCCAAGAGCAGAATTACGAGAAATGCTGCCGACCTATTAGCACCTGGCGATCGCTCATTCGATAACTCATCTGCGCCCTCACCGGAACCGTCCCCTGCGATCGCAGCGCCTACGGGAACAACCCCTCAACCCTCAGATACACTCAGGCCAGCCCCAGCCGCAACTTCAGAGACAGCCGTCTTTAGCCCTAGGTTGTCGCCTGCGGTGACAGATGCTAAGCCAACGCCTACAACCCAACCTCCTCAAAGTGCGCCTCAGAAAGCCCCAACTCGCGATCGCCCAACTCCGACTACGCCAGCAAAACCGACTACATCAGCAAAACCATCGGCACCGCCAATAGCCGCCCAGCCCAGAGTACAGCCAGCAGTCAAGCCACCCGCTACCCCAGCTCAACCAAACGTGGCGATCGCTCCTGCACCTCCTGCAACAACTGCTGTATCTCAGCCTGTGGCGGAACCTCAGATGCCAGCAGTACCAGTTGTAGAAGAGCCAATGGAAACGGCTCCTGCTCTTGCAACCGCTCAACCGGAAGTGAAACCTACCGCAAATCTGCCTCAACCTACTCCAGAACTAGAGACGGCAGGATTACCCCCCGCTAACTTTCGCTCACAGCAGCCCGTAACCGTGAGTGTGCCACCGATGAATGGTACTGCTGCCCCTACTCAGGTGCCTCCATCAGGCGATCGCGTGCCAACTACCGCGACTAATACAGAAGCTGCCCCAGTGCTGCCCCCAGCGGTTTTTACGCCTCAGCCTAGTGCCACTGTAACTGTGCCATCTTTGTCATCCCCTTCGATACAGCCTGCCCCCACTCGTCCAGTGACATCGGAATCACCTCAACCATTTAGAACCCCGAACGTGGATGAAGCTGTGGGACGGGTGATTGAGTTTGGTCAACCTTTAGCCGCTACAAGCTCCGCACCTGCTGTTACGTCTCCTAGCTCGCCAACTTTGGAGGCAGGAACCGAAGCTTTACCCATAGAAACTTCCAATCCACAAGCCAACTTACAGCCAGATTCGAGTTTAGTGGCTGTAGGAGATGGAATTATGCTGCCATCTGGTACGACCTTACAACTGCAATATTCGGGTGCTGAAGTTTTGGAGCTAAAGCCAGGAGCCCCGCAACAGGAAGTATTATTGCTGCAAACAGAAATTCGCGATCGCAACGGCAGCATCTTGGCTCCAACTGGGGCTGCCATCATTGGGCGCTTTGAAACGACGAGTGGGGGAAGCCGTTTTATTGCCCAAGCAATCAGCCTACAGGGTCGAAATGTGCCACTAGCAGCAGAGTCAGCGCTTTTAGGGGGCAAACTGCAAGTTTCGCAGGAAAAAGTCGTGAGAAATTCGGCCCTAGGAGCCTTGGCTGGAGCTCTGATGGGTGGTTCCGGTGAAGAAGTTCTTGGCGGCGCGGCAGCGGGAGCGGCAGTGACTTACCTGGCTTCACCCAAACCTGCGAAGCTCCAACCAGGACAAGTGCTGCAAGTACGGCTCACGGAAGTTTTTCGATCGCCTTAA